aaatttggcgggaaaattatgaatttttcggcaaatcgaagcaggagaatttcgcccatcactattcatgatctacgatgggttttgtgcaaaagtCCGAAACATTTGTGGTTCTCATACAATAGTCTGGAAAATCCATGGTTTTCGGGCTATAatcttaaaatgtcagtttttttgGGCACCAAATCCAGAAAagtctttggggtaaatttatcaaagagtgaagttccgccactagagtgaaattccgcagctctcaattctttctatgggattttgaaaggcgtatttatcaatgggtgaaagtgaaagttcaccctttgataaatacgcctataaaaatcctatagaaatgaatggagagtggcggaacttcactctagtggcggaacttcactattaacgtcactctttgataaatatgcccctttgtgtcaaatgcaaaaaatgtgtgcatttcagaatttttttcaaattttttgaattattttgttgataaataaagcaaaattgtggatgggagtttggtcaaagttgttttactgaaattatgagaaaatttcaagtttttgtaaataactccCCTAAAGTACGacagtcatgtagaagtcaatgggagctgtccttagcacattttaaaatattaagttGCTTTGAGGTTTTAgaagtttacaattttttttttcattttttaaatgcaccATAAATTAAAaggatttcaaggttttcatattcttattccttttgtgtttttattagtttgtgctttttatagtcTGATCTTTCAACAAATAAGTAGACAAtcaggcttctttttttttttttttttaaatgtgagtgtaGTTGTGGTTGAAAAAACCATAACGAAATAAATAGGCCTATTaatatttgggggccgattcaccaagggtcgaatatcgagggttaattaaccctcgatattcgactgggaattaaaatccttcgacttcgaatatcgaagtcgaaggatttagcgcagatagtacgattgaacgatcgaaggattattatcgtacgattcgaaggatttaaatccaacgatcgaaggaatatccttcgatcaaaaaatcttaggaacgcctatggggaccttccccataggctaacattgagttcggtagcttttagatggcgaactagggggtggaagttttttttaaagagacagtacttccactatcgaatggtcgaatagtcgaacgatttttagttcgaatagttcgattcaaagtcgtagtcgaaggtcgtagtagcccattcaatggttgaagtagcccaaaaaacacttagaaattcgaagtttttttacttcgaatccttcactcgaagttagtgaatcggccccataatgttatGAAAATGATCTGTTGCATGAATGGTATTGTGGGTGCTACAATAACTATAAAGTGTGTCTGTGCTGGAGATCCACATAGGACCATTATAGGAAGAACCAGTAACAAAGGTATTGTACTGTACTTTGGTTTCTCAGAAGTTCCTATACTATACTGTAACAGGCCTCTAACACTATTTgcagaaaataataaatgaaactgaactttgcaaattaaataaagGCAGAAGTTTGTCTTAATACATAATTTACCAAACAACAcgatggggccgattcacttacttcgagtgaaggattagaagtgaaaaaactttgaatttcaaagtattttttgggctacttcgaccatcgaatgggctacttcgaccttcgactacgacttcgaatcgaaggattcgaagtaaaaatcgttcgactattcgaccattcgatagtcgaagtactgtctctttaaaaaaaacttcaaccccctagttcggcacctaaaagctaccgaagtcaatgttagcctatggggatggtccccataggcttggctaactttttttgatcgaaagatattccttcgatcgttggatttaaatccttcgaatcgtttgattcgaaggatttaattgttcgatcgaaggaataatcctttgatcgtacgatcatactaattgcgctaaatctttcgacttcgatattcgaagtcgaaggatttcaattcccagtcgaatatcgagggttaattaaccctcgatattcgacccttagtgaatcagccccactGTATCACCCTGTAAGTTTGTATtcattctattctattttctaGGAGTCTTCAAATTCGTCTGGGGGAGCATAATCTGGCTGTTTATGAAGGAAAAGAACAGTTTTCCTATGCTGAAAAAATGTGCCCTCATGGTGGCTTTAATCCTACAACATATGACAATGACATCATGATGCTGAGACTGGCCTCACCGGTCACAATTAATGATTACGTCCAGACAATTCCCTTGGGCTGCCCAGTTGTGGGAGATGGAGCCAATTGCCTGGTCTCCGGTTGGGGAACTACTACAAGCCCTGAAGGTAACAGGATGATTTATTCCCACATCAATCGCCTATAAATGAGGAAAaacctaaagggattctgtcatgatttttatggtgctgtttttatttctaaatgacactgtttacactgcaaatgattcactgtacaatataaaatgtcattcctgaaccagcaagtgtatttagttgtaatattggtgtgtaggtgcatctcaggtcactttgcctggtcatgtgatttcagaaagagccagcactttaggatggaactgctttctggcaggctgttgtttctcctgctcaatgtaactgaaagcgTTGCAGTggaacatggatttttactactgagtgctgttcttatatgctggggaggggggaagggagggactGATATCACAAtttgcagagcagcagtaaagagtagtgatgggcgaatttattcgccaggtgcgaattcgcggcgaatttgcgcgattcgcggcagacgaataaatttgcgaaacgcccgcgaaaattcgcgggaaaaattcgccggcgtcaaattttttttccggaaaaacagacgctggcgtcggaaaaacgggcgccggcgtcaaaaacgagacgtcgtttttgacgccggcgccgtttcgcgaatttcgcgcgaaattcacgaatttttcggccaagcgaaacggcgcaaattcgcccatcactagtaaagagtgactgaagtttatcagagcacaagtcacatgactcggagaacctgggaaactgacaatatgtctagccccatattagatttaaaaattaaatatgaaaaaatccatttgctcttttgaaaaatggatttcagcgcaaaagtctgctggagcagcactattaaccaatgtattttgaaaaaaaaacatgttttcccatgacagtatccctttaatattacattGAAACCagtgtttttagactttttggggAGCAAATCCCCATTTATGTTCTAGCAGCTGGTCAGAATTTCTTTCAGCTTGCAAGAACTGGAGAAAATGTACATTCTTAGTAGTCCTAGAGTGGAGTATAAAGGATATAAAATAAGCTCACCTCAAATCTCACCAGTATCAGAATGGGGACCCCCTAGATAACCTGTCCTCAAGATCCTCAAGACTGTGCTGAAATATTTCTACAGCAAACTTTAAGCTGTCCCCATATCCTCTCTTTTGGGCCCTGTTCAGTGAAGTTggctccacagtttgggaacttaTACTTTTTTAGAGCATCTTTCTCTTTGCTGCATCTTAGTTTGAAAAGTAGGGAGACATTAGTACTTGTGTTTCCTCCTTAAAGGCCCTGTTGACTCTGTTTATGTAGGTTTGCCTTCAACTGactcatttttttacattatgaaaatgtaattcaaatctacttttcaatatatataaattcaaacattttcagtgcGTTTAAAGTAATTTTCAGTCTTTGAACCTCTGCCCTAGATTAACAATGACCTTTTAGGTTCTGTAGGCCTCATATACTTCAGATAACATCTATTATTTAGTGCGGTAAGGATAAAAATTCAGTCTATGTTATGCATACTACATAAACaagatatatatagttttagtACATggatggtatccattatccggaaacctgttatccacaaaccccCGAAAGGCTCCCATAAGGTAACGCACTGATATTATCGTGCAAAAGATCTTTTGTCCGATAatcaccagtgtgtgtgtgtgtggttggaGAAAGACGACCAATATCAGTAAAAAGCCTGGGATATTGATTGTCTTGTAAGTTGGACAGGACTCAAAATTTGATTGTGCAACTTTAAAGGTGACCGAGTATCGTAaggttaatgctgaatcatcagagcTAAAGAATTCTTTGTGTTATTACACGCATAGCGGACTATTCAGCTCTTAACGTTAGTAGAGTGGGTGAAAGATCTTTTGTACGACCAATCGCATCataattgtagcatgtatggccaAAGAATCCCAAATttacattttgtccaaataatcccaaatttttaaaaacgatttcctttttcactgtaataataaattattatcttgtacttgacctcaactaagatataattaatcgttattggaggcaaaaccagcctattgggcttatttaatgtttatatgattttctagtagatttaaggtatgaagatccaaattatagaaagatctgttatccggaaaaccccaggtcctgagcattctggagaacatgtcctatacctgtacactacCGTCCAGTCTTTCACTTAAAACGATATTTTcaacttatccagaaaactttccCGATGACTTACAATGTCTGGAAGTACAGACCGTTTCCCAGGCTTCTTGCCAAGAGTCTTACCCTACAGATCAGATCAATGACAATATGTTGTGCGCTGGAGTTATGGAAGGAGGAAAGGATTCATGTCAGGTAAGGATACAACACGTTACCCACTATATAACTTAAAAAAGTCAAATCGCTTTGCTATGTagctctatggggtaaatttatcaaagagtgaagttccgccactagagtgaaattccgcagctctcaattcatttttatgggattttgaaaggcgtatttatcaatgggtgaaagtgaaagttcaccctttgataaatacgcctataaaggtcccatagaaatgaatggagagtggcggaatttcactctagtggcggaacttcactattaacttcactctttgataaatataccccaatgactgaacaggatgggctctctctgtaatTCTTGAGCTGCAGACCTTTGCTCCAAGCCAAGCTCGGCACAACATGAAATAGAAGCCTCACATTCTCTGGCTCTGACCAGATACTACAGCTCTCCTGGCACATCCCATGGATTTGGTTCCAAACCCAGGCTCTTCCTGGATCCTCCTCTTTTTCCCAAATGTGCTCTGGGGCTTCCAGCCAATCGGTCACTCCCTTGCCTGTAACTAGACTTGATGACATCACAGGCAGAAAAGAGGGAATACTGTCTGATCCCCTATAGATGTTACCACTGATATATCCCCGGTCTGCATCTagcacaggggtgcccaaaagttagatggggatctaccagtagacctttagctggtgatcagtagatctcaagacattgtcAATGATGAGTTTGTCTAGATCACACTcacatttcatgcttttcattcagatatttattatgataAGGTTAAATAAGagtggtttgttaaatatagcaatatgcattttcccataaatcagtatttaatagggatgcaccgaatccactattttggattcggccgaacccgaaccgaaccctaatttgcatatgcaaattagggatgggaaggggaaaacttccCATCCCTAAAACTTTGCGAAAGAtgcggccgaatactgaacccgaaccctaatttgcatatgcaaattagggatgggaaggggaaaacattttttacttccttgttttctgacaaaaagtcacgcaatttccctccccgcccctaatttccatatgcaaattaggattcggattcggttcagccagacagaaggattctgccgaatccgaatcctgctgaaaaagaccgaatcctggccgaatcccaaaccgaatcctggattcggtgcatccctagtatttaaattatacagaatgcttttatgggtgtagatcataatgagacaacatcactaaaagtagacctcgcattagtaaagtatggggaCTCCTGCTCTAGGTTGGGAGTAGGAATAGCCATGTCCAATAGGACCACTCTGGGCAACTTGGTTTCCAATGTGGCCTGAGCCCAAGTCACCTTTCATTCTCTATAAAAGCGCTGAGTTCTGATTATTGCCTAAGATCATCAGCGTAGTGATAGGCTAATCTGGAAATTTGCAGAAATGTATCAAAGTTTATGGGCGAAGTTTTTTGACGGATGGCAAATTGCGcgccaatttttttcacccattagtctatgggcgtcatgtTTGctgcaaaacttggtgaaaaatctTGCTCGTCACTAGATTAGAGTATTGGGTCATACTTGTCACAGATCCAGTATcaaatccattatttattttactgatgGATTTTGAGTCATTAAGAATGGGAAAAGAAGCAAGTCTCCCCAGTAGTTTGCAGTTGTTTAATAACTGGATATAATTAGTAACAAACCTGTCTAACACTTCTAagaaatgcctattgacttcaaggACCACTTCAATGTTCTCATGGGCTTAAGTCAACTGAAAACAGAATTCTGATGGGATGCACATGAGTTTTACAAAATTCCTTAATTTAGTCACATGTAAAAATGTCCAAAATGTCCGAAGCCTTATAGATACTTGCTTTTCTTTCAGGGGGACTCTGGAGGACCATTAGTATGCAATTCTATGGTTCACGGCATAACATCTtggggaaataacccatgtggGCTTGCCAACAAACCGGgaatatatacaaaaatctgcAACTACATAGACTGGATCCAAGAAACAATAGCCACTGGAGGTTGCATCTGATACGTGTCCCAACCTACACTCTGTCCTGTTCTTATATGGCTGATTAAAACTGCGATTTATGCTCCTGCTGCTGCCAAGTTTTAAATTAAGGATTATTTCATCCtttatcttgttttattttctggataaacttaaaatatgaatataatatgatatataggggcccatttacttagctcgagtgaaggaatagaagaaaaaaaactttgaatttcgaatgtttttttggctacttcgaccatcgaatgggctacttcgaccttcaactacgactttgaatcgaactattcgaattaaaaatcgttcgactattcgaccattcgatagtcgaagtactgtctcttttagaaaaaacttcgacccactagttccccacctaaaagctaccgaagtcaatgttagcctatggggatttaactttgacagtcaaatatcgagggttaattaacactcgatattggaccttaagtaaatctgccccataataaagATGTACAATGTATGAGTTATGGCccattttttcgtagaaaaaaacctcaatttttttgtgatttattaaaccctgataagtactccaactcagacttgCTGAAATTGACCTTATCCCAATTTACTTTTCTGTGGGGTAGATGTGCATTTTAAAATAGAACTCTCCTATTAACCTTTTGgggtatttttataaaaaataaaagatgacacCACCCAGCACCACTTTACAACAAACAGAGTAAAAAGGAATAAACACACttcggggccgattcatcaagagtcgaatatcgagggttaattaaccctcgatattcgactaggaactaaaatcgttcgacttcaaatatcgaagtcgaacgatttagcgctaatcctacaatcgaacgatcgaaggattattagttcgatcaaaggattaaatccttcgaatcgaacgattcgaaggattttaatacaacgatcgaaggaatatccttcgatcaaaaaaactcaggcaagcctatggggaccttccccataggctaacattgacttcggtagcttttagctgccgaagtagggggtcgaagacagtacttcgattatcgaatggtcgaatagtcgaacgatttttagttcgaatcgttcgattcatagtcgtagtcgtagtcgaaggtcgaagtagcccattcgatggtcgaagtagcccaaaaaacacttcgaaatccgttttaattcgaatccttcactccagctttgtaaatgtgccccaatatgTTTGCTGGAGGAAGACTATGCTTGGTGGAAAACCAGGTGTGTTTCTGTTTACCCGGTGTCCATTCCTGGTGTATCAGATGTATAATTCAATGAACTTCAGGGCCCCACACCGTCCAGTGATAATGACCCaagaaaagcatatttttttaattcaggagAATGTAAAGGTAAGATGAGATGAGTGTTTTGGTCATTGGTGGATTTCGCCTGTTAGCTAGGCATGTGGAGTGTGCTGGAGTGTACCATTGACTCCGTCTCTGAAGCCGCCAGCACTTTCACTTGTAGAATCAAGGGCTCATACCTACACTGTGGACAGGGTGGGCAGAGTTAGAAGGGTCTTGTGATAAATGTTTGTCGTTCTCGCTTTGGCTCCCTCTTGTACTGCCAAGCTGACCTGCCTGTTCGATGCACAGCTCCCTCCCTCAATTGCGCTTACCCGCAATGTTCATCACACTCCCTTTTGACAGCCCGCAATGTTTGGTGCAGTCCATTTTGTCTACCCGCAGTGTTTGGCACCTTCCTTCTGTCTTCCCGGAGTGCTAGGCTCCCATTCCAATCCTCCCTGCCCACATTGCACccttacagtgctacgcaatatgttggcgctatataaatacatgttaataataataataataacccttcCTCCTGTCTGCCCCCCCAGAGTTCGGTTCCCAACCCACCCAGATCAGCTCCTGCCTGCAGTGTTCAGCTGCCTTCTGCCTTCCCTTACATGCAATTctaaaacattatggggcagatttactaaagggcaaattgtcgccattGATGATACAGATATGGGCAATTCGTGAAAGGAGACACACAGGGACGAACAAGGGAGGAGTTTTTCCTGCTAAtacagagttcagcctgtcaatTAAAAGCTATGACCACGTCCTGTGGGGGAATGTatagacactcccactcttcatttgaGCCTAGACTTCGAAGAGAAaggatctctctgcagctctgatataatagGAGGTAAAATATTTAAACCGTTTTTTTACTCTGCTTCATTACATATTGTAAGTAAGGGGGGATATTATACTAGAAGATGAGTATTATacgaaatgtctcctttaagtactgTTTGCTTTGTTTCCTTTGTTCgaacttaggggttatttactaaactctgaatgcaaaattcacgaaaaattcatgattatttttaaaaaatctgactttgaaaaaatcacaatttttttagaatttaataaaacccagagaatggaaaagtccaatctgaaaatcaggcatctcagacctgtcgaggttgcatataagtcaatgggagaagtcccaatgattttttgatatgcactgggtttctgaaaatcggaaggaaaaatctgaaaaaaacgtgaaatctgattttttcctgcaaagcaaattttcaggaaaatgcaataataaatgagcgtaaaaaacccgagcggatttgatcagagtttgtagcagaaaatatcgaGATAAAAGTCTAAATGGCTTCTATGAGAACTCAACTGCTTTTACATGGAgacgttttgtattagagtttttttgtggttttacacttaatacatttaacatttttgagttatagacaaaaaatatgattcgttgagaaaaaaaggaaatcagaatgTTAGTAATCAGGCCCATTAGTGTTACTTTTAAAAGGTCCATCTTCACTGTTTTGATATGTAATAGAAGTACtgaaaaagctatataataacaACTTTAAGACaataaacaaaccagttttactagaaaaaaaacacaattcaaaaTGATTCAACTTTCAACAGAAATAATACTAATATCTGGActtcaaaaaatccaaaatgctAATTTcataaatactttaaatatttcaactactcaacaacaaaaaataataacagttcatatcatcagtttaaaaaaaaaaaaaataacatgtctATCTTCCAATCTATCCTTCCAACATAATGGTCCTAAAATTATTTCTAATATCTTTACAGTAGGCGAAATGATTCATTATATATAgcaaaacaatgtatttaaaggaatttggtcatgggaaaacgtttttttttaatgacacatcagttaatagtgctggtccagcagaaatctgtactgaaatcagtttttcaaaagggcaaatagatttttttatattcaattttgaaatctgacttggagctagacatattttccatttcccaggtgcACCCAGTCATTTggtttgtgctctgataaacttcagtcactctttcctccctgcagcctaacaatagaacaatgggaaggtaaccagctaacagctctctgacacaagataacatcttcttggtacatatgggagtaacactcaatagtaaaaatccatgtccaactgcaactcctttagttacattgagttggagaaacaataacctgccagaaagcagttccatcctgaagtgctggctctttctaaaagcacatgaccaggcaaaatgaactgaaattgcctacacaccaatattacaactaaaaaaatatacttgttgattcaggaataaaaggtagagtgaactatttgcagtgtaaacagtataatttagaaataaaaactacactataaaaatcatgacagaaaaaataagtatatacagtatatagatataaaagTAGCAAACGTTCCTTGAGTTGTTCCAGCTGAGTTGGAGGTTCTTTCCAGTgctaaacataaaagaaaaaatgtgaataaatatattgcaacaggGCATAGgttattaaaaaaaccaaaaataagatTATTACCAGTGCTGAGTGTCCCAGCTGTTGATGCAGTGTTTGTCTGTACTGTAGCAGAAgctgaaaataaaagaaatatataaatatcttacaaaaataaactcacaactacATTTAAAATAGAGAAGCTGTGCTCTATCACCCCAAatactaagatatatttaattgttCAAAACAGTCACATTCTGATTATTTGTCTGCTTGGATATAGGTGCCACTTAATTACTTTACTGACAGTAAGGAAAGTGTTTATAcatgtgaaaacatttgaattgattaaaatcTTTCAGGATTTCCCACCTCAATTCCCAAATAAATCTTTAACTTCCCCTAAggctgtgtcttttttttcagtaaaatattTCTTCTTGATGAACTTCTATGCTGTTGTATGGTATGTCAATAAGGtaatatcatataatacacaaaagccatgaatatcctgtaaattttatccttataaacggtgagttctgatgtcatcagttataaacggtgagtagtgatgtcatttctgtcacatgactcactgaaacttgtgtattataataaataaagtacccccagttgtaaaatatgaggatattagaagttacctcggagttccatgacctgtataaaagcactctgccttcggcctcgtgtttttatatggtcattaaactcctcggtaacttataatatccttatattttacaagagggggtactttattcactatataattagtAATATATGAAAATAAGTCATTTCATAAGGAACATGTAGAGATGTATTACATGCCAGTTCTCTGGTAATGAATGTAAATATCAGAAAACATaatattaacaaaataataattatatatt
This sequence is a window from Xenopus laevis strain J_2021 chromosome 7S, Xenopus_laevis_v10.1, whole genome shotgun sequence. Protein-coding genes within it:
- the LOC108697291 gene encoding trypsin, with product MFLLFVSALLGSAVHARYYDRIIGGTECRPNSQPWQCSLYYFDQHVCGGVLIDKNWVLTAAHCQLSSLQIRLGEHNLAVYEGKEQFSYAEKMCPHGGFNPTTYDNDIMMLRLASPVTINDYVQTIPLGCPVVGDGANCLVSGWGTTTSPEENFPDDLQCLEVQTVSQASCQESYPTDQINDNMLCAGVMEGGKDSCQGDSGGPLVCNSMVHGITSWGNNPCGLANKPGIYTKICNYIDWIQETIATGGCI